A window of the Penaeus monodon isolate SGIC_2016 chromosome 11, NSTDA_Pmon_1, whole genome shotgun sequence genome harbors these coding sequences:
- the LOC119578376 gene encoding uncharacterized protein LOC119578376 translates to MAYTLTLLVGALLLQGAVASPVLFHWLNLPSPAVCCRRKLANCCPLINLPVEHAANRPWPLFTNEGLTPEEIEKRNKERRARRERHKDRQRDRDSRRQHS, encoded by the exons ATGGCGTACACGCTGACCTTGCTCGTGGGGGCGCTCTTGCTTCAAGGGGCAGTGGCTTCTCCCGTGCTGTTCCACTGGCTTAACCTTCCCTCGCCGGCTGTCTGCTGCAGGAGGAAGCTGGCCAACTGCTGTCCACTCATTAACCTGCCAG TGGAGCACGCAGCGAATCGGCCGTGGCCGCTGTTCACCAACGAAGGCCTGACGCCCGAGGAGATCGAGAAGCGCAACAAGGAGCGCCGCGCCCGTCGTGAGCGCCACAAGGACCGCCAGAGGGACAGGGACTCGAGGAGACAGCATTCGTAG